The following proteins come from a genomic window of Nitrospira sp.:
- a CDS encoding Radical SAM domain protein has translation MKFLAVHPGPLMYTKIYLRLEPLGLEMVAQACRQAGHDVRLIDLQADTWKDYEALIRTWKPDAVAFGCNYLANVPEIVDLAKLTKQELPNSFVFVGGHSASFVAKEFLEHGNGAIDCVLKGEGEVAAPKLLMAIEQDRKAITKVPGVVTPGGEGPPAQFIENLDDVRPARDLLRNRHKYFIGVLDPCASVEFARGCPWDCSFCSAWTFYGRSYRTVSTEKAVEELERVQEPGIFLVDDVAFIQAKQGMEIGEAVARRGIKKQYYMETRGDVLLRNKEVFQFWKTLGLQYMFLGVEAIDAEGLKMHRKRISLGRNFEALEFARSLGITVAINLIADPDWDRERFEVVRQWCLEIPEIVNISVNTPYPGTESWVTESRKFHTRDYRLFDIQHAVMPTKLPLPQFYEELVKTQQVLNKKHLGWTALKGTAKIAAGHLMRGQTNFIKMLWKFNSVYNPKLQIADHQRPVSYEMALPPEKKDKIDAKQLYILPAKGRQGRAIDDATETFVDESRMGTAV, from the coding sequence ATGAAGTTCCTCGCGGTTCATCCCGGTCCGCTCATGTACACCAAGATTTATCTGCGTCTGGAACCGCTCGGTCTCGAGATGGTGGCGCAGGCGTGCCGCCAAGCGGGACACGATGTCCGTTTGATCGACTTGCAGGCGGATACATGGAAAGACTACGAGGCACTGATCAGGACCTGGAAGCCCGACGCCGTGGCGTTCGGCTGTAATTACCTGGCGAATGTTCCGGAAATCGTGGATTTGGCGAAGTTGACCAAGCAAGAACTGCCCAACTCGTTTGTCTTTGTCGGGGGCCATAGCGCCTCATTCGTGGCGAAGGAGTTTTTGGAACACGGCAACGGGGCCATCGATTGCGTGCTGAAAGGCGAAGGGGAGGTCGCGGCTCCCAAGCTGCTCATGGCGATCGAACAGGATCGTAAGGCGATCACAAAAGTCCCCGGAGTGGTCACGCCTGGCGGGGAAGGGCCGCCGGCACAATTCATCGAAAACCTGGACGATGTCCGTCCCGCTCGTGATCTGCTCAGAAATCGGCACAAGTACTTCATCGGGGTGCTGGACCCCTGTGCCTCGGTCGAATTTGCGCGGGGCTGTCCCTGGGACTGTTCGTTCTGCAGCGCCTGGACGTTTTATGGTCGCAGCTATCGAACGGTCAGCACCGAGAAGGCTGTCGAGGAGCTCGAACGGGTGCAGGAACCCGGCATCTTCCTGGTGGACGACGTCGCCTTCATCCAAGCCAAACAGGGCATGGAGATCGGCGAAGCCGTGGCTCGGCGAGGGATCAAGAAACAGTATTACATGGAGACACGCGGGGACGTCTTGCTGCGCAACAAGGAGGTCTTCCAATTTTGGAAGACGCTGGGGCTGCAGTACATGTTCTTGGGCGTGGAGGCTATCGACGCCGAAGGTCTCAAGATGCACCGCAAGCGTATCTCGTTGGGCCGAAACTTCGAGGCGCTCGAGTTCGCCCGTTCCCTCGGTATTACAGTCGCCATCAATTTAATCGCGGATCCGGACTGGGATCGGGAACGGTTCGAGGTCGTGCGTCAATGGTGCTTGGAAATCCCGGAGATCGTGAATATCAGCGTCAACACGCCGTACCCCGGCACCGAGAGCTGGGTCACGGAATCCCGTAAGTTCCACACGCGGGATTACCGTCTGTTTGATATTCAACATGCCGTGATGCCGACAAAACTGCCGCTTCCGCAGTTTTACGAGGAGTTGGTCAAGACACAACAGGTGCTCAACAAGAAACACCTTGGCTGGACTGCGCTCAAAGGCACGGCCAAGATCGCGGCCGGACATTTGATGCGGGGACAGACCAACTTCATCAAGATGCTGTGGAAGTTCAACAGCGTCTACAACCCAAAACTCCAAATCGCCGACCATCAGCGGCCGGTGTCGTACGAGATGGCGCTCCCGCCGGAAAAGAAAGACAAGATCGACGCGAAACAGCTCTACATCCTGCCCGCAAAGGGCCGCCAGGGCCGGGCGATCGACGATGCGACGGAAACATTCGTCGACGAGTCCCGAATGGGCACCGCGGTCTGA
- a CDS encoding dTDP-4-dehydrorhamnose reductase: MKPRIIVTGAAGLIGRYCVKSASRWAPDWDVRGLGRTDLDLTNRAAVERTWRLLKPNAVVHCAALSRTKDCEQYPTLARRINVDATAYLARLSKDIPFLFLSSGEVFDGRAGWYHETDEPKPINFYGKTKLEAEQLVLQNPRHTVVRIVLTAGTSQNGDRSFVEDMCRAAKSDKSVTLYADEYRCPLPAGAIARAIWELVGKGEPGLFHLGGHERLSRWEIGQALLPWYPELQDRLVKGCASDHSGAPRPADLSLNCEKIQARLSFPLPGFRSWLKDRVHRGVDLWDYE, from the coding sequence ATGAAGCCACGTATCATCGTCACCGGGGCGGCGGGATTGATTGGACGGTACTGTGTGAAGTCCGCCTCACGTTGGGCGCCTGACTGGGACGTCCGAGGCCTCGGCCGCACCGATCTTGATCTCACGAATCGTGCCGCTGTCGAGCGAACTTGGCGGCTTCTGAAACCCAATGCAGTCGTCCACTGCGCGGCTTTGAGCCGAACGAAAGATTGCGAGCAATATCCCACTCTCGCTCGCCGTATCAATGTGGACGCCACGGCTTATCTGGCGCGACTCTCGAAGGATATTCCCTTTCTCTTCTTATCGAGCGGCGAAGTCTTCGATGGCCGGGCCGGTTGGTACCATGAGACGGATGAACCCAAGCCTATCAACTTCTACGGCAAGACCAAGCTTGAAGCGGAACAGTTGGTGTTGCAGAATCCCCGCCACACCGTAGTTCGAATCGTTCTGACCGCCGGTACGTCACAGAACGGCGATCGAAGTTTTGTCGAAGATATGTGTCGGGCGGCGAAGAGCGACAAGAGCGTGACTCTCTATGCCGATGAGTATCGTTGCCCGTTGCCGGCCGGAGCCATTGCGCGTGCGATCTGGGAGTTGGTCGGCAAGGGCGAGCCCGGCCTTTTCCATCTTGGGGGACATGAACGACTCTCACGCTGGGAAATAGGCCAGGCGCTGCTGCCCTGGTATCCGGAACTGCAAGACCGTCTCGTGAAAGGATGTGCCAGTGATCATTCCGGCGCGCCGAGGCCTGCCGATCTCTCACTGAACTGCGAGAAAATCCAGGCGCGCTTGTCGTTTCCCCTACCGGGTTTTCGGAGTTGGTTGAAGGATCGGGTGCATCGAGGTGTCGATTTGTGGGACTATGAGTGA
- a CDS encoding Circadian input kinase A: protein MVSGPVFVGPVLSQVPPQHRATCPSGDGSRPEQETTFTIRTVLAWASSLVTKTFSYLYGTLMADEHFDQTDSPTIPIGTDPWAFVFDDNGVGLWEWDITTNRLVLSKGWKDLFGYAKDEVGDNFNEWSSLIHPDDHSTALAHIQRSVQGEIPVFTSEHRIRCKDGSYKWVHERGKIVSRRKDGHPLRVLGIQTDITERKHLERRLTIQHEVANVLAKASGLDAAISAILQPVCETLGWDEGLLWVVDESAQRLRCHSMWTKSGTASEHYGASSRELTFLCGVGLPGRVWADVKPAWISDVTRDGNFPRAALAEQVGFHTAAAFPVRLADRVYAVLEFFHHEIRPADSSLLTTFQTVADQLSQFCARERAEERLRQTQFAMEQAVDAIYWIDSQAKILYANEAASLMTGYSREELLGMTVHDLSPDFPASMWPGFWEETRRNKTMSLETNHRARDGRLIPIDIRVSFLAYEGQEFHCAFVRDITERKRIEDSLRDSEERFRTFLDHAPNAMFMKTNDGHYFFTNQCFEQLCHSDREHIIGKTDAELFPRETADQFRANDRQVIETGKAIEFEETNDLHTNIVVKFPVRDRLGQIYATGGIVTDITARKRMESKLQQFAAEMERRNLELAEAHMQALAATKAKSEFLASMSHEIRTPMNGVIGMTGLLLDTPLTPEQREYAETVRRSGEHLLDIVNEILDFSKIEAGKLDLEELNFDLHAAMDETIGLLGERAYAKGLELACLVQAGVPTALRGDPGRLRQVLVNLIGNAIKFTEQGEVMVTVSMEDEPDGTTAASSNSSCRTLRFEVSDTGIGITQEHQAKLFQPFTQADGSTTRKYGGTGLGLAICKQLVEMMEGRIGVDSKVGEGSVFWLTVRFPLQPEGVQPLATIPAALRGRRMLIVDDHATNRRVLEQSLRGQGVMYESAENGYQALECLRNAAGRQTLFDVAILDMRMPGMDGLELARQIKADKAISATRLVLLTSVGRRGDAKTAQSAGIAAYLTKPIRQSLLYECLSLVLGSVPNAAASTPQSAAPIITRHSLSEAQIRSSPLILVVEDNPVNQKVAANMIEKLGYRVNVAANGREAVESLARIPYALVFMDCQMPEMDGFEATRVIRNQEERLRQAGGSPAHLPIIAMTANAMQEDHDRCRTVGMDDFLSKPVTSKDLAAILNRWLPHDQAPVKAEAA from the coding sequence ATGGTATCCGGGCCGGTATTCGTCGGTCCAGTCCTGAGCCAAGTTCCTCCGCAGCACCGCGCTACATGCCCGTCTGGCGACGGAAGCCGGCCCGAGCAGGAGACAACTTTCACGATACGTACGGTTCTTGCCTGGGCCTCGTCATTGGTTACAAAGACCTTTAGTTACCTGTACGGTACTCTCATGGCCGATGAGCATTTCGACCAAACCGACTCGCCGACAATACCAATCGGCACAGACCCTTGGGCATTCGTCTTTGACGACAACGGCGTCGGTCTGTGGGAATGGGATATCACGACAAACAGACTGGTACTCTCAAAGGGATGGAAAGACCTCTTCGGTTATGCGAAGGACGAAGTCGGCGACAATTTCAACGAATGGTCCTCTCTCATCCACCCGGATGATCATTCAACGGCCCTGGCTCATATTCAGCGATCCGTTCAGGGCGAGATTCCGGTATTTACGAGTGAACACCGCATACGATGCAAGGACGGATCGTACAAATGGGTACACGAACGAGGGAAGATCGTTTCGCGGAGGAAGGACGGCCACCCTCTCCGCGTCCTTGGTATTCAGACGGATATCACCGAGCGTAAGCATCTGGAACGGCGGTTGACCATCCAGCACGAGGTAGCCAACGTGCTGGCCAAGGCATCCGGATTGGATGCCGCGATTTCAGCGATCCTACAACCGGTCTGTGAAACACTCGGATGGGATGAGGGGCTGCTGTGGGTAGTCGATGAGTCGGCCCAAAGACTGCGCTGCCATTCGATGTGGACGAAATCGGGCACAGCATCGGAGCACTACGGCGCCTCGAGCCGAGAGCTGACGTTTCTGTGCGGGGTGGGGCTACCGGGTCGGGTGTGGGCGGACGTAAAGCCGGCATGGATTTCAGACGTCACCCGTGACGGGAATTTTCCACGTGCGGCATTGGCCGAACAGGTGGGTTTTCATACGGCTGCAGCCTTTCCCGTCAGACTGGCCGATCGCGTCTATGCGGTACTGGAATTTTTCCACCATGAGATCCGGCCGGCGGATTCCTCGCTCCTGACCACCTTCCAAACCGTGGCCGACCAGCTCAGCCAGTTCTGTGCCCGCGAACGGGCGGAGGAGCGGTTGCGTCAAACTCAATTCGCCATGGAACAGGCGGTGGATGCCATTTACTGGATCGATTCTCAAGCCAAGATCCTTTATGCGAATGAAGCCGCAAGCCTCATGACGGGCTACTCAAGAGAAGAACTCCTCGGCATGACGGTTCACGACCTCAGTCCGGACTTTCCCGCTTCCATGTGGCCGGGCTTTTGGGAAGAGACGCGGCGAAACAAGACGATGTCGCTCGAAACCAACCATCGCGCCAGGGATGGGCGGCTCATCCCGATCGACATTCGAGTCAGTTTCCTCGCTTATGAAGGACAGGAATTCCACTGTGCCTTCGTCCGCGACATCACGGAACGCAAGCGGATCGAAGATTCCTTACGTGACAGCGAGGAGCGGTTTCGTACGTTCCTCGATCATGCGCCGAACGCCATGTTTATGAAAACGAATGACGGGCACTATTTCTTCACGAATCAGTGCTTCGAGCAGCTCTGCCACAGCGATCGAGAGCATATTATAGGCAAAACGGACGCGGAATTGTTCCCAAGGGAAACGGCCGATCAGTTCCGAGCCAACGACCGACAGGTCATCGAAACGGGAAAAGCCATTGAATTCGAGGAGACCAACGACCTGCATACGAATATTGTGGTGAAATTCCCCGTAAGAGATCGCTTGGGACAGATCTATGCGACAGGCGGCATTGTGACGGACATCACTGCTCGCAAGCGGATGGAGTCCAAGCTGCAACAATTCGCGGCCGAAATGGAGCGCCGGAACCTTGAGCTGGCGGAGGCGCACATGCAAGCGCTGGCGGCCACGAAGGCCAAGAGCGAGTTCCTCGCGTCGATGAGCCATGAGATTCGGACGCCGATGAACGGCGTGATTGGCATGACCGGCCTGCTGCTTGATACGCCCCTGACCCCGGAACAACGCGAGTATGCGGAAACCGTCCGGCGTTCCGGCGAGCATCTGTTGGACATCGTTAATGAGATCCTGGACTTCTCTAAAATCGAGGCCGGCAAGCTGGATCTGGAAGAACTCAATTTCGACTTGCACGCGGCAATGGACGAGACCATCGGTCTGCTCGGTGAGCGGGCCTATGCCAAGGGCCTTGAACTGGCTTGTCTTGTGCAGGCCGGTGTGCCGACGGCGCTGCGAGGCGATCCAGGACGTCTGCGACAGGTCCTGGTGAATTTGATCGGCAATGCCATCAAATTCACGGAACAGGGAGAGGTCATGGTCACTGTGAGCATGGAGGACGAGCCCGATGGGACGACGGCTGCAAGCTCGAATTCATCGTGTCGGACGCTACGATTCGAGGTGTCGGACACTGGAATCGGCATCACGCAGGAACACCAAGCGAAACTGTTTCAGCCATTCACTCAAGCCGACGGCTCCACCACGAGGAAGTATGGAGGCACCGGCCTGGGGCTTGCCATCTGCAAGCAGCTCGTGGAGATGATGGAAGGACGGATCGGCGTGGACAGCAAGGTCGGAGAAGGCAGCGTCTTTTGGCTCACGGTACGATTTCCGCTCCAACCGGAAGGGGTTCAACCGCTCGCGACGATTCCGGCTGCGCTACGGGGTCGTAGAATGTTGATCGTGGACGATCATGCTACGAACCGGCGGGTGCTTGAGCAGAGTCTCCGAGGACAAGGGGTGATGTATGAAAGCGCGGAGAACGGGTACCAAGCGCTGGAGTGCCTGCGCAATGCGGCCGGCCGGCAGACTCTTTTCGATGTGGCCATTTTGGATATGCGGATGCCGGGAATGGATGGCTTGGAATTAGCCAGGCAGATCAAGGCCGACAAGGCGATCAGTGCCACACGTCTGGTTCTTCTGACATCGGTCGGCCGACGTGGCGATGCCAAAACGGCTCAAAGCGCCGGGATCGCCGCCTATCTGACGAAACCGATCCGACAGTCGCTCTTATACGAGTGTCTCAGCCTTGTTCTGGGAAGCGTCCCCAATGCAGCTGCTTCAACCCCTCAGTCTGCTGCTCCGATCATTACCCGACATAGCCTGTCGGAGGCACAGATCCGATCCAGTCCGCTTATCCTCGTGGTTGAGGACAATCCGGTTAATCAGAAGGTTGCGGCGAATATGATTGAGAAACTCGGGTATCGGGTCAATGTTGCGGCAAACGGACGAGAAGCCGTTGAATCACTTGCGCGGATTCCCTACGCGCTGGTGTTCATGGATTGCCAGATGCCGGAAATGGATGGTTTTGAAGCGACAAGGGTGATCAGAAATCAGGAGGAACGCCTACGGCAGGCCGGCGGCAGCCCTGCCCATCTACCTATCATCGCCATGACTGCCAATGCCATGCAGGAGGATCATGACCGCTGCCGGACAGTCGGGATGGATGACTTCCTCAGCAAGCCGGTCACAAGCAAAGATTTGGCAGCGATCTTGAATCGCTGGCTGCCGCACGACCAGGCTCCCGTGAAGGCAGAAGCAGCCTAG
- a CDS encoding Energy-dependent translational throttle protein EttA, producing the protein MATNDKQVIFSLVNVGKVYPPKRQVLREIYLGFYYGAKIGVLGLNGSGKSSLLKIIAGVDPNYTGEITRSKGYSIGLLEQEPQLDPNKTVKEVVEEGKKELVALLKEYEDVSNQIGSADPDTMEKLLDKQAQLQEKIEAANGWELENQLDIAMDALRCPPADQKVGTLSGGEKRRVALCRLMIQEPDILLLDEPTNHLDAESVQWLEQHLQQYKGTVIAVTHDRYFLDNVAGWILELDRGHGIPFQGNYSSWLEQKKDRLEKEEKAESKRKKTLEHELEWIRMSPKARQSKGKARLNRYEELVNQKQEQVAEDLEIYIPPGPRLGDVVVEANGISKAYGDKVLYESVNFSLPKGGIVGVIGPNGAGKTTMFRMIIGKEKPDAGSIKVGETVKLGYVDQDRSLDGTKSVYEVISDGQDTIKLGKTEVNARGYCARFNFAGTDQQKKVKDLSGGERNRVHLARMLKEGANLIILDEPTNDLDVNTLRALEEGLENFAGCAVISSHDRWFLDRIATHILAFEGDSKVVWFEGNYSEYEADRKKRLGKEADQPHRIRYRKLTRS; encoded by the coding sequence ATGGCGACGAACGACAAACAGGTCATTTTTTCACTCGTCAATGTCGGCAAAGTCTATCCACCGAAGCGCCAGGTGCTGCGAGAGATCTATCTCGGTTTCTACTACGGTGCGAAGATCGGGGTGCTGGGTTTGAATGGCTCAGGCAAAAGTTCGCTGCTCAAAATCATTGCGGGAGTCGACCCAAACTACACGGGCGAAATCACCAGATCGAAAGGCTACAGCATCGGCCTGCTTGAACAGGAACCTCAGCTCGATCCGAACAAGACGGTCAAAGAAGTCGTGGAAGAGGGGAAGAAGGAGCTGGTCGCCTTGCTCAAGGAATACGAGGACGTGAGCAATCAGATCGGATCGGCCGATCCGGACACGATGGAAAAGTTGCTCGACAAGCAGGCGCAGCTGCAAGAGAAGATCGAAGCGGCCAATGGCTGGGAATTGGAGAACCAACTCGACATCGCCATGGACGCGCTGCGATGTCCGCCTGCCGATCAGAAGGTGGGGACTCTGTCGGGCGGTGAAAAACGCCGAGTGGCGCTCTGTCGCCTGATGATCCAAGAGCCGGATATTCTCTTGCTCGATGAGCCGACGAATCATTTGGATGCGGAATCTGTGCAATGGCTTGAACAGCATCTCCAACAATACAAAGGCACGGTCATTGCGGTGACCCACGATCGATACTTCCTCGACAATGTCGCAGGATGGATTTTGGAGTTGGACCGAGGCCACGGGATTCCGTTCCAAGGCAATTACAGTTCTTGGTTGGAGCAGAAGAAGGACCGATTGGAAAAAGAGGAAAAGGCGGAGTCGAAGCGAAAGAAAACGCTGGAGCACGAGCTAGAATGGATCCGGATGTCGCCGAAGGCCAGGCAGTCCAAGGGCAAGGCACGTTTGAATCGCTACGAAGAACTGGTCAACCAAAAACAGGAGCAGGTGGCGGAGGATCTGGAGATTTACATTCCACCGGGGCCGCGGTTAGGCGATGTGGTGGTCGAAGCCAACGGCATCAGCAAGGCCTACGGCGACAAGGTGCTGTATGAGAGCGTGAACTTCAGTCTGCCGAAGGGTGGTATTGTCGGCGTGATCGGCCCGAACGGCGCCGGCAAGACGACGATGTTCAGGATGATCATCGGCAAGGAGAAGCCGGATGCCGGGTCGATCAAAGTCGGCGAGACCGTCAAGCTTGGCTATGTCGATCAGGATCGGAGTTTGGACGGCACCAAGAGCGTGTACGAGGTGATCTCTGACGGCCAGGACACCATCAAGCTGGGCAAAACCGAAGTGAATGCCCGCGGCTACTGCGCCCGCTTCAACTTTGCGGGGACGGATCAACAGAAAAAGGTCAAAGATCTCTCGGGCGGCGAACGCAATCGCGTGCATCTCGCACGCATGCTGAAGGAAGGCGCCAATCTCATTATTCTGGATGAGCCGACGAACGATCTCGACGTGAATACGTTGCGGGCGCTTGAAGAAGGGCTGGAAAATTTCGCCGGCTGTGCCGTGATCAGCAGCCACGACCGGTGGTTTCTCGACAGAATCGCCACTCACATTCTTGCCTTTGAGGGTGACAGCAAGGTGGTCTGGTTCGAGGGAAACTACAGTGAGTACGAAGCGGATCGTAAGAAACGTTTGGGCAAAGAGGCCGATCAACCGCACCGAATCCGCTACCGCAAGCTCACCCGTAGCTAA
- a CDS encoding carboxylesterase — protein sequence MREALLGGLKVRLVGGSDGQGGGDGPIVLLLHGFGAPGHDLVPLADVIEVPSGIRWLFPEAPLSLNMGFGDSRAWWIIDFARIQEDRAAGRIRDLSVEIPQGLALARERFLVFLKELPRQFQIDYKKMVIGGFSQGAMLTCDAVLHTDYPFAGLVQLSGNLLAQAIWSPLIPKRKGLPVFQSHGTMDDILPHIGAEHLRDALTQSGLVVEWQSFRGGHEIPKPVLQRLSVFITKALKA from the coding sequence ATGAGAGAAGCCTTACTAGGTGGATTGAAGGTCCGACTTGTCGGCGGTTCAGATGGACAGGGTGGTGGTGACGGCCCAATCGTCCTGCTTCTTCACGGCTTCGGCGCGCCGGGTCACGATCTGGTGCCGCTTGCGGACGTGATCGAGGTTCCTAGCGGGATCAGATGGCTCTTTCCCGAAGCCCCTCTCTCGCTCAATATGGGTTTCGGCGATTCGCGCGCCTGGTGGATCATCGACTTCGCGAGGATTCAGGAAGATCGTGCCGCCGGTCGTATTCGTGATCTGTCAGTTGAGATTCCGCAGGGCTTGGCCCTGGCGCGAGAACGTTTTCTGGTATTCCTCAAAGAATTACCCCGACAGTTCCAGATCGACTACAAGAAGATGGTCATCGGAGGATTTTCGCAAGGGGCGATGCTCACCTGTGATGCCGTCCTGCATACCGACTATCCGTTCGCAGGCTTGGTGCAACTGTCCGGTAACTTGCTGGCTCAGGCAATCTGGAGCCCGCTCATTCCTAAACGGAAGGGATTGCCGGTCTTTCAAAGTCACGGCACGATGGACGACATCCTGCCGCATATCGGCGCGGAGCATCTGCGCGACGCACTGACTCAATCGGGCCTCGTCGTCGAGTGGCAAAGCTTCCGAGGCGGACATGAAATTCCGAAACCCGTGCTGCAGCGACTCAGTGTGTTCATCACAAAGGCACTCAAAGCATGA
- a CDS encoding UPF0061 protein YdiU, with the protein MTWRTLETLSFDNTYARLPQAFYARLNPIPFNAPPYLIHANRAAAELIDLDPEQIPRPEFTALFGGSAVAPGMEPLAMLYSGHQFGVYVPQLGDGRAILLGEVKNDQGERWDLHLKGAGMTPFSRDGDGRAVLRSTIREYLCCVAMQGLGIPTTQALCLVGSDDKVYREQIETGAMLVRMAPSHVRFGTFEIFYYRKQHEHLRTLADYVIDQHFPHLRDAGEKYVRFFTEVAERTAKLIAQWQAVGWAHGVMNTDNMSILGLTLDYGPYGFMDDYDAGFICNHSDYNGRYAFNQQPYIGLWNLSCLAQALLPLVEKDALKAGLETYQPLFEREYLTLMRTKFGLVSERAEDDELIRDFLGLLHDSHADYTIVFRELSTFSTADGATNEQLREHFLNRDRFDEWAVRYRDRLRHECHHDDERCGRMNRVNPRYVLRNYLAQTAIEKAQNKDFSEIDRLFTLLQNPFTDQQGMEAYALPPPNWGKHLAISCSS; encoded by the coding sequence ATGACCTGGCGCACACTGGAAACACTCTCTTTCGACAATACCTATGCTCGTCTTCCTCAAGCCTTTTATGCGCGGTTGAACCCCATTCCGTTTAACGCCCCGCCTTATCTGATTCATGCCAATCGAGCCGCAGCGGAGTTGATCGATCTTGACCCGGAGCAAATTCCGCGACCGGAGTTCACGGCTCTTTTCGGCGGGAGCGCAGTGGCGCCGGGGATGGAACCGCTCGCGATGCTGTACTCCGGCCATCAATTCGGCGTCTACGTGCCGCAACTCGGCGATGGACGGGCCATTCTTCTCGGCGAAGTGAAGAACGACCAAGGTGAACGGTGGGACTTGCATCTCAAAGGCGCAGGGATGACCCCGTTTTCGCGCGACGGAGACGGTCGAGCGGTGTTGCGCTCGACGATTCGTGAGTATCTCTGCTGTGTTGCCATGCAAGGGCTCGGTATCCCGACCACCCAGGCGCTCTGCCTGGTCGGCAGCGACGACAAGGTGTATCGGGAACAGATCGAGACCGGCGCGATGCTGGTCCGTATGGCGCCTTCCCATGTCCGCTTCGGCACGTTCGAAATTTTCTATTATCGGAAACAGCATGAGCACCTCCGAACTCTGGCCGACTACGTCATCGATCAGCACTTCCCCCATCTTCGGGATGCCGGAGAAAAGTACGTCCGATTCTTTACGGAAGTCGCCGAGCGCACCGCGAAGTTGATCGCCCAATGGCAGGCCGTAGGCTGGGCGCACGGCGTGATGAACACCGACAACATGTCGATCTTGGGCCTGACGCTGGACTATGGTCCGTACGGCTTCATGGACGACTACGATGCAGGCTTCATCTGCAACCACTCGGATTACAATGGCCGCTATGCTTTCAATCAGCAGCCCTATATCGGGCTGTGGAATCTGAGCTGCTTGGCGCAAGCCTTGTTGCCGTTGGTGGAGAAGGATGCCTTGAAGGCGGGCCTCGAGACCTATCAGCCCTTATTTGAGCGGGAATATTTGACGCTCATGCGGACGAAATTCGGATTGGTCAGCGAGCGGGCAGAAGACGACGAACTCATTCGCGACTTCCTGGGTCTCCTCCACGACAGCCATGCGGATTATACGATCGTGTTTAGGGAATTGAGTACATTTTCCACGGCTGACGGCGCAACCAACGAACAATTGCGCGAACATTTCCTCAACCGTGACCGTTTCGACGAGTGGGCGGTACGCTATCGGGATCGACTGCGGCATGAATGCCACCATGACGATGAGCGGTGTGGCCGTATGAATCGTGTGAACCCCAGGTATGTGCTGAGGAACTATCTTGCACAAACGGCGATTGAGAAGGCTCAGAACAAGGACTTCTCCGAAATCGACCGGCTCTTCACTTTGCTGCAAAACCCTTTCACCGATCAACAGGGCATGGAAGCCTATGCGCTTCCGCCACCGAACTGGGGCAAGCATTTGGCTATAAGTTGTTCATCGTAA